The Nicotiana tabacum cultivar K326 chromosome 14, ASM71507v2, whole genome shotgun sequence genome contains a region encoding:
- the LOC107814714 gene encoding uncharacterized protein LOC107814714 produces the protein MGVKFVLFKILVLIIIVIMAMGNEGILVTATTVGTWAGSKYEIACTMCAACDNPCATPSPPPPPPPSSSNNCPPPPSPPSSGGGNYYYSPPPPPSSSSSGGGGGNSFYSPPPPGGVIGGYYPPPYQNYPSGPVPPPPNPIVPYFPFYFYNPPPPSQSAAFKLTHYYSSFITTMFILFYIFL, from the coding sequence ATGGGAGTAAAGTTTGTTCTTTTCAAGATTCTTGTGCTCATCATCATAGTGATAATGGCTATGGGAAATGAGGGTATTTTGGTAACTGCAACAACTGTTGGGACATGGGCAGGTTCAAAGTATGAGATTGCATGTACAATGTGTGCAGCTTGTGACAACCCCTGTGCCACCCCATCTCCGCCACCTCCTCCGCCGCCATCATCCTCTAACAATTGTCCTCCGCCACCCTCTCCTCCTAGCTCCGGTGGTGGAAATTACTATTattcaccaccaccaccaccctcCTCCTCCTCTAGTGGTGGTGGCGGCGGCAATTCCTTTTACTCACCACCTCCACCTGGTGGTGTAATTGGTGGTTACTACCCTCcaccctaccaaaattacccttcTGGCCCTGTTCCTCCACCTCCTAATCCTATTGTTCCCTATTTCCCCTTCTACTTCTATAATCCTCCACCACCTTCACAATCTGCTGCTTTTAAGCTCACTCattattattcttcttttatCACCACTATGTTCATTCTCTTCTACATTTTCCTTTGA